TCATCGCGCGGCCTCCCTGGTCCGGAAAGCCTGCGCCACTTCGAGTGCGGCCTTCACGATGCCGGAATAGCCGGTGCAGCGGCAGAGATTGCCGGAGAGCTCACGACGCAGCTCCTCCTCTTCGATATCTGGGCGATCGCGCAGGAGCTGCGTGAGCGTGATGAGGAAGCCCGGCGTGCAGAACCCGCATTGCAACGCATGATGTTTGCGGAAAGCCTCCTGAAGAGGCGTGAGCGTCCCGTCCTCGGCGGCGAGCCCCTCAACCGTCACCACCTCCGCGCCATCAGCCTGCACCGCCAGCATGAGGCAGCTGCGCACCGCATCGCCATTGACCAGCACCGTGCAGGCGCCGCACACCCCGTGCTCGCAGCCGATATGGGTTCCGGTCAGGTTCAGCTGGTGGCGCAGAAAATCGCCGAGATGCACCCGCGGCTCGACCTCGGCGCTGGTCGATTTACCGTTGACCGTCAGAGTGATCGAGTGCTTCGCCATCATGATCGTCCTTGTGCGGCGCAACGTTGCGCTGCGTCTGACAGGGCGCGCCGGGTGAGCACCATGGCGAGCCGCCGGCGATAGGTACCGCTGGCCATGGCATCATCGGCGATCTCGAGCGACTGAAGCGTCGCGGCCGCTGCCCGCAACGCCTCCTTGGACGCCCGTTGCCCCGCCAGCATGGCTTCCGCCTCCCGCGCCCGAACCGGCGCCATGCCGATGCCGAACACGGAAATGGCCGCCCGGTCGATCACGTCACCGGACATCTCGATGAAGGCTGCAGCCCCGGCCACCGCGAAATCCCCGTGCCGCTGCGCAAACTCGTGGAAGCCCCAACCGTGACGAGCGCCCGGCAGCGCGAAGGTCACCGCGGTGATCATCTCGTCCGGCGCAATCGACGGGGTCATATAGGCGGCGGGATAGTCGGTGATGGGGATTTCGCGCCGACCGGCGGCGGACTCCACCTCCACCACCGCATCATGCAACACCGCCAGCGCCACGAGCTCGGCCGAAGGATCCATGTGGCCGAGGCTGCCGCCGATCGTGCCGCGGTTGCGCGTCTGCAGATGGCCGACATAGTCCAGCGCCGCGGCAAAGATCGGGGCGCGGCGCGCAACCTCGGCGCTGGCTTTCAGCGCCCTCTGTCGGGTCATCGCCCCGACCCGCAGCGTGTCGCCCGGAAGGGAAATGCCGACAAGCTCCGCCAGGCCATTCAGATCGATAAGATGGTCGACGATCACATAGCGCATGTTGAGCATGGCCACGAGCGATTGGCCGCCCGCGAGAAACTTGGCATTGTCGAGCCGGCTCGCGAGGTCCAGCGCTTCGGCTTTCGTCCCAGGCCGGTGATACGCGAACCCCGCCGCCTTCATCGCGCCACCCTGCCGAACAGATACCGGGTGATTGCCAGCCACATGATCCGCAACAGCGAAGGCGGCCGGCTTGCCGGTGCGGGTTGCGACGGGGCAGCAGCAGAGGTCGACACCATCTCCGGCATGTCGGCCGCCGCCGATCCCGCCTGCTTGTCCCGTTCGAGCTGTGCCTGAAGATTTCTGGCGAAATCGTCGATCATGACCTGGGCGGTGGTCTCGATCATGCCCCCGCCGCGGGCATATTGCGCAATGGCGCCGGCAAGCTGCAAATCCGTGTCGATCAACACGCGTGACCCTGCCCCGTCCGGCACCACCTGGAAGACAACGTTGGCACGAGCGGTGCCGCGGGCGCGCTGCTCATTGCCACTGGCGCGCGCCTTTACCCGCAGATTGGCCTCGTCCACCTCCTCGTAGACAGCCGTGCCGCGGAACGACAGGGCGACGGGCCCCAAGCGCACCGACACGGTGCCGACATAGCTGCCGTCATCCCGCGCTTCCAGCAGCTGGGCCCCCGGGAAGCAGGGCGCCACCCGCTCGACTTGATTGAGCAAGGCCCAAGCCTCTTTCGGCGGCAGCGGCACTGCGAATTCATTGTGAAGCTTCATTCCCGCCCCAGGACGGCCGGAAGAGGACCCCCGGCTTTTCTCTCATTCGTTTAGGATTGTATTATCATCATGCAATATGGCGGTCTACCCAGATTTGCGGAGTGACAGCCACCCCAAAAACGAAGCGCCGCGGCCCGAAAGGAGCGCGGCGCAAGAGGCCTGGAACGAGCTTGTTCTCTTAATCGTCGAGCGGCGGCAGGTTCAGCGCATCGTCAACCATGCGGCTCGCCCGCTCGAAGTCATAGGCGCGATACACGTTCATCTTGATGAGGAATGAAGCGCCCCCGTAGAACTTCTCATACTGCTGATGGCGGTTACCGAATTCCGAACCGATGAAGTCCCAGGCGAGCCGCATCAGCGCGACCCGCGATCGCGCATCGGTCTTGGCCGAGCAGAAATACCGCTCGATATCCCGCGCGATGTCCGGGTTCTCGAAATCCGCCTCGGCCGATGGCAGGGTGATCATGGCGGCGCCGGTCAGCTCGCGCACCGTGTCGATCATCCACGGATTGATCTTCGATTGCAGCGCCATGGCCGAATAAAGGGCGGTCTTGGATGGCCACAGCACCCCGTTCTCGTCCACGGTGGCCATCACCTCCTGCGCCTGGAGCATGCCTTCATAGATCGAGGCGAGCGCCGCGATCTCGCCCATTTCCACCATCACCGGCGGCTGCGCATCGTTGCCGGTCGCCTCGTTCATGCGCTTGGCCAACCCCATCAGAAAACGCAGCTTCGTGACATACCGTGCCTGCGCCTGGTGATTCCCATAGAGATGCGATGGCGTCTTCCACCACTGGTTCCAGCAGACCTCCAGGTTGCGGAAGGCAAACACATGCTCCCAGGGCACGAACACGTTGTCGAGCACGAGCAGACAGTCAGTCTCATCGAACCGCGAGGTCAGCGGGTAATCGAAGCTGCTATTAGCCTGGAGCGGGAAGGCGCGGCGGGAAATGAGCTTCACGCCCTCGGCCGTGGTCGGCACCACCAGGCTCAGGGCATAGTTCTCGTCCCCCGGCTTCATCGGATGGATGCAGCTCAAGTGGATATAGTCCGCAAAGACACCGCCGGTCGCGAGCTGCTGGGCGCCCGAGAGATAGATGCCCGCGTCCGTTTCCCTCACCACGCCGGCATAGAGCGTCGGGTCCGACTGCTGGTGCGCCGGCTTGCTGCGGTCGATCTGCGGCGGCACGATCGCATAGGCGAGATAGGCGTGGGTGTCGCGCGCATGTTCATAGAAGCGCACCACATTTTCGGCGAACTGCTCGCCACCCGCCGCGAACACCGAGGGCACCGCGGCGAAACCCGCCAAGAAGTTCGCCACATGGTCCGGCGTGCGCCCCATCAAGCCGAAGCTGCACTCCGCCCATTTCTCGGCGGCGATCCGCTTGGCGCGAAGATCCGCGTGATTGTGTGGAATCTGATAGCAGCGCCACACCGGCTTGCCGTCGGTCGGCGAGGGATAGGTCATCACCTCGCGATTTTCCGGCGCTGCAGCATAATCGAACAGCCTAGCCATCGCGCGGGCGCCGCCGCGAAACGCCGGGTGGCTGGCCGGATCGGTGACCTTTTCGCCGTTCACATAGACACTGCGCGGCGCCGACCGCAAACCTGCCAGAAAATCGGCGCCGGTGCGCAACGGCGCCGTCCCTTGCGACGGATTGCGGCCGTTCAGAGCGGCGGTTGCCGTCATGATCATTCTCCTTCCCTCGGATACGCGCCGTGGACGATCGGGTTCTCGTCCATCTTGCATTTAGCTACAGAATTTATATACATATTGTATCTGTCAAGCACTATCGCAGATGCGGGGACCAAGAGGGCGGAAGCATTGGCAAGCAGGAAACACAAAGCAACCGAGCAAGCGTTTGCCGATGCCTACAGGCCGCCGCTCACCACCTCACGAAGCGACTTTCTCAAGACCGGCCGCGACGACGCGTTTCGCGAAACGATTTACCTCCTGGTCCGGAGCCTCGACCGGCTGCTCGCCTGCCGTGAGGCTTTCGGCCGCGCCATCGGGCTCACCGCCAGCCAGTTCGCCGTGCTCATCGGCACGGCCTATCGCCAGGGCGCCCGGGGTGTCACCATCCGAGACCTCGCCGAGCATGTGTCGCTTGCCTCCACCCACGTCACCACCGAGGTTGGCCGTCTCGCCCGCAAAGGCCTGTTGGAGAAGGTGCCCAACGCTGCCGATGGCCGTAGCGTGCTGGTCTCGTTGACACCAAAGGGTCGCGAGGCCGTCGAGGCGGTCGCACCGCTGGTGCGTGAGGTGAACGACGTGCTATTCGCAGGCATCGCCTCAAGCGACCTTGATATCTTGCAGCAGACTGCACGCCGCCTGCTCGTCAATTCCGAGGAAGCCGCTCTCATCATTCGCCGCCGGACCCGGAGCGGCCATTCCGATTGACGCGTCTTCCCGAACGGCGCCCGTTGACTATCGTCACACTGTCTGACAATTTGACGTTATGATAAGAACGAGGGTCGCTGAGAAGCCGTGGGAGGGGTAAAATATTTCCGGTGAGTCGTCGGTCGTACCTCGGGGACAGCAGAGGCTTCCGCTCGGGTGCGTCATCGCCTGAGCTGTTGCTCGAGGAAAGCCTTGCCCGCATTGACAGGCGTGAGCCTGCGGTGCGTGCCTTCGTGCACCTGGCGCGCGACAGGGCCCGCGCGGAGGCGGAGCAATCCAGTCAGCGCTGGCGCGCGGGCCAGGAATTCTCGGCCATTGACGGAATGGCCATCGCCATCAAGGACATCATCGAGACGGCCGATATGCCAACCGGCCAGGGCTCGCCCATGTGGACCGACTTCGCGAGCCGCCGGGACGCCGCCACGGTGCAGGCGCTGCGCGAAGCGGGTGCCATCATCCTGGGCAAGACGACAACCACCGAATTCGCGTCCACGGAACAATACGCCCCCACCACCAATCCCCACGACACGACCCGGACGCCTGGTGGGTCGAGCAGCGGCTCGGCTGCGGCGGTCGGCGCCGGCATGGTGCCGGTGGCAATCGGCAGCCAAGTGGTCGGCTCCACCCTGCGGCCGGCCAGCTATTGCGGCTGCATCGGCTTCAAGCCCACCTACGGCGCCCTCAACCGTGGCGGAAGCTACGACTATTTGAGCCAGAGTTGCGTCGGTATCATCGGCGCAGCCCTCGATGATGTCTGGGCGGTCGCCCGCGCCATCGCCGATCGGGTCGGCGGCGACCCCGGCCATGCGGCGCTGTCCGGTCCGTCAAGCCTGCCAGCGGCCCAGGCCCCTCGGCGTCTGGCGTGGCTGGAAACGGACGGTTGGAAGACGGCATCGCCCGGCGCAATCGCCGCTCTCGAAGCGGAATTGGCCATGCTCCGCGGCCATGGGGTCGAGATCGTTCGCCGCAACGACGATCCCGCCCTGGACCGGCTCGAGCAGGCCATCAGCGGCGCATTGGATCTGACCTGGCGGATCATGTCCTGGGAATTCCGCTGGCCGCTCGCGAGTTATGTTCGCACGCACCCCGATGGGGTGAGCAAGGCCATGCGGGGCCGCCTAGCGGATGCCGAGAAGATGACGCCCGCCGATTATGACGCCGCACTGGCCAGGCGCGGCGAGATCCGCTCGATCTTCCATGATGTCGCGGCCCGGTTCGACGGATTTCTCGCCTTGGCCGCCACCGGCGCCGCCCCCGTCGGCCTGGGCTATACGGGCGACCCCCGTATGAACGTGCCCGCCTCGCTGCTTGGCACGCCGGCGGTCTCGCTGCCTCTTCTGGCCGACCAGGGCCTGCCGCTCGGTCTGCAGCTCATTGGCCGGCCGGGGCAGGATGCTGCGCTGATGGCGCTTGCCCATTGGCGCTGGACCTTGCCTTAGCAGCCGGAGGGGCGAGGATGAGAGGCTTATTCCTACGGTTTGGCGACCGTGCGCTGGAGGGGCTGAAATATATCATAGGCCTGCTGCTGCTGGGCGGTGTGTTTCTCAATCTGGTCAATGTCTGCCTGCGCTATGTCTGGGGCCGGCCGTTCGCCTGGACCGAAGAGATCATGGTGTTCGGCCTCCTGTTCATCGTCATGGCGGGCACGGTGATCGCAACGGCGCTGGACCAGAACCTCAAGATCGACATCCTGGTCCAGATCCTGAGACCCAAATGGCAGAGCGCTCTCCGCATTTTCGCGCACTGCGTGTGGATCGGCGTGAGCCTCTATCTCGCGGTCCAATCCTACACGGTGGTCTCGCTGATGATGCGCTTGAGCCAGAAAAGCCTCACCCTACGCATCCCCACCTGGATACCTCACAGCTTTCTGCTGGTCGCCTTCATCCTCTCCGCCTGCGCCGCCCTCTATGCCATTCTGCGCGAGCTGCGGTCAGCGCCGCCTTCGGCCGATTCCAAGGGCTAGGAGCGGCTTGTGGTCTGGACTCTGATAGCCCTTCCCATCGTCGGCATCTTGGTCGGGCTGCCGGTTTTCCTGACTCTGATGGTCAGTGTGCTGGCGACGCTCGCCTTCATTCTGAACATGCCCTCGACGATGCTCCACCAGACCATCTTCGGGAGCATATCGAGCTATACCCTGCTGGCGATCCCGTTTTTCATCTTCGCCGGCGAACTCATGGGGCGCGGCGGCATCTCGCGCCGCATCATCGATTGGGTACTGGCGCTCGTCGGCCGCACGCCCGGCGCGATCGGCATGGTGGCCGTAGGCACCAGCAGCATCTATGGAGCGATCTCCGGGTCGAGCCCGGCGACCGTCGCCTCGGTCGGCCGGCAGCTCTATCCGGAAATGGTGCGCGCCGGCTATGGGGTGCCCTTCACGCTCGGCCTGATCAATGCAGGCGGCGCAATCTCCATCGTCATTCCCCCCAGCATCAATTTCATTCTTTATGGCGCGGTCGCCGAACAGTCGATCGTCAGCCTGTTCACCGCAGGGATTCTGCCGGGACTGTTGCTCAGCGGAATGCTGGCACTCGCCGTGCTTGCCTATGCCTGGCACAAGAACATCCGCGAAGGCGCCGAATTCTCGCTCGCGAATGTCGCACTGGCGACCCGCCGGGCCTTCTGGTCGCTCCTCACCCCCATCATCGTGCTCGGTTCGATCTATGGCGGGATCGTCTCGCCGACTGAAGCCGGCGGCATCGCCTGCGTTTACGCGCTCTTCGTCACGGTGCTGATCCACCGCGACCTCACCTTGCGCGAGGTTCTCGATATCGCCGGCAATTCTGCCCTGCTCACCGCCCAGATCATGATCATCGTGGCGGCGGCCGGCATCTTCTCCTGGATTCTGACCATTAGCGGCTTTCAGAACACTCTGGTGTCCTATGTGTCTGATCTCCAGTTGCAGCCTTGGATGATCCTACTGGCGATCAATGCCCTTCTGCTGCTCATCGGCTGCTTCATCGACCCGACCTCCGCCGTGCTGACCCTGACGCCGCTCCTGCTGCCCATCGTCCAGCATCTGGGGGTCAATCCCATCCATTTCGGCGTGATCATGACCGTGAACCTGAGCATTGGGATGTACACGCCGCCCTTTGGGCTCAACCTGTTCGTCACCCAGGCGGTCCTCAAAGCCCGCACGGTAGACATCTACCACGGCGTCTGGCCCTTCGTGGGCCTCCAGGTCATCGCGCTGCTGCTGATCACCTACATTCCCTGGTTCGCGATGGCCCTGCTCCAATGACGTTATCGCAGCAGCACCCACGACAATGAAACGAGAGGGAGAAAACAGATGAGACAGGCAAGACGGCAAGGCGGAATTGTTGCGGCAGCGATTGGAACGACGCTGTCGATGTTGCTGGCGGCACCGGCATTCAGCGCCGATTACGTGATGAAGCTTTCGACGCCGACCATCAACGACATGCAGCACGAGTGGATGCAGATGTATGAGAAGGAGCTGGAGGCGCGGACCAATGGCCGCATCGACGTCCAGCTCTATCCTGCAAGTCAGCTCGGTCCCATCAACAATGTGATGGAGGGTATGCAGCTCGGCACGATCGAGGCGACGATCACGCCCTTTGAGTTCTATGTCGGTGTCGACCCCCGCTTCCAGGTGCCCGCGGTTCCAGGGCTGTTCGATTCCATGCAGGATGCCCGTACCAAGCTGGACGATCCCAAAGTACGCGAGCACCTGCTCAATCTCGCGGCGGACAAGGGCATTGTCGGCATCAGCATTGCGGTTTACGGGCCGCAGATGATCGCCACGCGCAACAAGGTGAACACGCTCGCCGATCTGTCAGGCCAGCGGATTCGCGTGCTCGCGTCGGAAACCGAAATCGGCACCATCAACGCCCTTGGCGCCTCGGCCGTGCCGATGCCGCTCAACGAGGTCTCGGCCGCGCTGCAGCAAGGCGCGATCGACGGTGTCAGCACGGTGCTCGACGTCTTCGTCTCGCTGCGCACCAATGAGGTCGCACCCAACGTGACGAAGACGGAACTCTGGTATCTTGTCTCGCTGGCCTCGGTCAGCAAGGCCTGGCTCGACAGCCTGCCGGAGGATTTGCAGAAGATCGTGATCGAGACCGGCAAGGACATCGAGCACCCGATGTTCGAGCGGCAGCTCGAGCGCGACAAAGCCAACAAAGAAACCTGGACCAAGAATGGCGGCACCTTCACCGAGCTGAACGAGGCCGACAGGACGAAGGCCAACGAGGCTGCTGCCGGCGTGGCCAAGGCGTTCCTCGACGCCCATCCCGAGATGAAGGAAACCTACGACCTGATCAACAACGCGGGGACCAACTGAACAGCCGGATTGCCGCCGGTCTGACCGCCGGCGGCAACTTTCTGGGTGAGCCGATTCAATGGCTGCTGCCCGAAAAATCCTGCATGATTCGGCTCTCCGCCACCCGCACCCGGTTGATGGCGGCCGGCGTGTTGCGGCTGCGTCCCACGAACCGGGGCACGCCATCGGTGATCACCGCAGCCACTGCCGGTATGTCGCCGTTGCGGATCGCGCTGAGCGCGTCGGACTTCGACCCGCCCGCGCAGGCATCCAGAATGATCACGTCCGCATCGCGCCGTGGCGCCAGGATGCCGCTGTTCAATCCATAGATGCGGGCATTGTTGCCGGTGGCCGCGGCGATGGCGATTTCAGGCTCCATATTCCCCAGCGCGCACAGGTGAGTGAGCGTGTAGAGCATGCCCAAAGGCATGATGCCGCTGCCGGTCGGTGTATCGGTCGCGACCAGCAGGCGGTCGAGCCGGCCCTTGCGCGCAAGGAGGTCGGCGACCAGCAACGTCGTGCGCAGATTGCCGGCGGTGCAGACCTGGAGCGCAATCTCTGTCTCGTCCACCAGCACCGGAAAATCTTCATCCGGCATGGCCACCGGCCCCCCATTGACGTGGAAGGAGACATGGGGGTCCGCCGCCTTCACGTGCTTGGCCCAGATACCGGCAGAGCCCGGGATGGACGAGCCGCCCGTATGCATGGTCGTGATCATGCCGTGGCGCTTCGCCATCTGCACGTAAGGCGCATATTCGATGGGGTCGCTGAAGGCGCCGAACCCGGCCTTGGCCAGCTTTACGCCCTTGCGGGCAAGCTCGGCAAAATCCGCCTCTTCAAGGCCCGGTTCCAGGATCACCGAGCCGGCCAGCACACGCATCCCCCCAGGGCGAAAATGCTCGAAGCATTTCAGCGCTGCAACGGCCAGCGCCTTCACGCCCTCGCGGTCCTTCGGCCGTCCGGGCGTGTGAACCTCGGATGCGGTGATCGCGGTGGTGATGCCGCCATGGGTGTAGCTTTCGAGAAAGCCCACGGTGCGCTGACGCGGCGTGTAGTCGCCGAAGGTGATGTGCACGTGAGAGTCGATCAGCCCTGGCGCAGCGATGGCGCCATCCGCGTCGATCACCACGTCACACGCCTTCAACGCGCTGTCCGGGACGGAGCCCACGGCCTCGATCACGCCGCCATCCATCAAGATGGCGTCGCCCGCTATGGTCGGGGTTTCGAGATCACCGGAGACGATCCCGCCGAGATTGACGATCGCGGTTCGCATGGACCCAGGCTCCTTCCGAAGGCGCTGTCAGGATTGCCGCGTGCGGGCCATCACCTCCTCGTGGGTAAGGCCGCCGACCCGCGCATTCAACCGGCCGCGGCTCGCCACGCAGAAGATCACCGCGATCTCGTCGGGCAGCGGCGTGTCGGCCAGCGCAAGGGTCATTCCGTCATAGTGCGAGCGCACATAGACGTCGTCCTTGTGGTTCATGGGAATGTCGATCGGCGTGCCTGGTGCCGCCACCTTGGTCATGGAAGAGATCCACGCCTTTCCGCCGCCGATTGCTGCCCGGAAAGGCTCCGCGAAAGCGGTGGTCAGAAGCGCGTTCCCATGCTCCTGCTCGCCGGCGAGGCCGACCAGACCGGCCTTGCCATAGCTCTGCACCTCGGCATCGCCCATCGCCGCGAGCGCACGTTTCGCCATCAGCTGCCCGAGCTCCACGCTTGCCTCGATCATCGGCTTGAGGTCTCGCACATATTGGCCGGCATGAGGATTGGCGACCACGGCCACCACGGCCACCTTGCGGAGCGGATCGGCAGCGACTTGGCCGAAATCCTCCGTCTTGTCCTCGATGACCGTGAACTGGCGGCGTATGGTGAGTTGCATCGGCGGCCTCGGCATAGCACAAGCTTGACAAACATGTGATCGGGTCTAAAGCATTGTCAGACAATCTGTCAATATTGCCGATGGTAGGGTGCGATGGCTGACGAGACGCTGAAAGGGCGCGCGGTCCTGTTTTCTGAAATGACGCCCGGTGCGTCCTTCCTGCAGCAGTTCAACGACTGGTATGACCGCGAGCACATCCCGGTCCGGATGAAGTGCCCTGGCTTCGTCAGCGCTCAGCGATACAAAGCGCGCGACGGAGAAGGCTATCTCGCCATCTACGAGCTCGATGATGCAGGCGCGCTGTCCACCCCCGAATATCAAGACGTGAAGAACAAGCCGTCGGACGAGACGCGATGGATGCTGGCCAATGTCACCGGCTTCACCCGCTACCTCGCCGCCGAGACCAGCACGCGTCTCCGGCAGGACACGGCCGTTGACGCGGGCTTGGCGGCACCGGTCATTCATTCCGTGTGGTTTCAGGTCCCCGAGAGCGACGGCCCGGAGTTCGACGACTGGTACGAGACCGAGCATATTCCCATGCTCATGAAGTCGCCCGATTGGCTCATGGTGCGCCGCCTGCGGGTGCTGGACGGCGTGCCCGATCCGTTCACCCACCTTTCGATCCATTATCTCGCCCGAGAGGAAGCGTTGAACTCGCCCGAGCGCCAGGCCGCAAGATCCACCCCATGGCGGGCACGGCTGGCCGAGCGCGCGTGGTTCAAGCCGAGCTATGCCGTGTTCCGGCGCCACGGTGGACGGCAAAATGGCAGAAGCTGACGGCCAGCGCCTGGATCTGCGGATCCAGCCGACTTCGGTCCAGAAACAGACGGTCGAGCGGCTGCGCGACGCCATCGTGGCCGGGATCTTCAAGCCAGGCGATCGGCTGGTGGAATCGCAGCTCTGCAGCATGCTCGGCGTGAGCCGCGCTTCCCTGCGCGAGGCGCTGCGCAGCCTCGAGGCAGAGCGGCTGATCGCCTTCCTGCCGAACCGCGGCACGCTGATACCGGTGCTGTCCTGGCAGGAAGCGCACGAGATCTATCATGTCCGCGCCATTTTGGAGGGAGAGGCCGCGGCCCTGTGCGCCGAACGGGCAAGCCCAAAGGATCTCGCCGAGATGACCGAGGCCCTGCAAGGCTTCGCCGCGGCGGTGGAGGAAGGCGACAGCGCCGGCCTGCTCAAGGAGACCGCGCGGTTCTACGAGGTCATTCTCGCGCGCTGCGGAAACGCCGTTATCGCCGAGATTTTGCAAGGCCTTAATGCCCGCATCAGCTTCCTGCGCAACCGCTCGATGTCGCGCCCGGGCAGGGCCAGGTTCAGCCTCGCGGAAATGCAGGCGATACTGAACGCCATCGAGCGGAAGGACAAGGAAGGTGCCCGCCAAGCGGCCGTCACGCATGTCGAGAAGGCATCCGATGCGGCCCGGCAGACATATTCCGAATCCGGCGAATTGCGGGACGGGGGCTGATCTCCTGAATGCGCGCAATGCAGCAGAACGGCCTTGCGGCCACTCAGGACAACAACCGGCGCGGCATCCTGCTGATGATGCTGGCCGTGCTCGGCCTCATCGTGAACGACACCCTCATGAAGCTGGCGTGCGAAGAGCTGCCCGTCGGCCAGGCCATCTTCCTGCGCGGTCTCATTTTGATCCCCGTGCTCGCCGCTGCGGCCTGGCAAACCGGCGCGCTCCATCACATACGCGTTGCGCTCCAGCCTGCCGTTGCCCTGCGCACCTTTGGCGAGGTGGTGTCGACCGCGCTCTTCACCAGCGCGCTCGCCCGCCTGCCGATAGCCAATGCCACGGCCATTCTCCAGCTTGTCCCGATCCTGTCCATAGCCGGTGCCGCGCTGATCCTTGGCGAGAAGGTCGGCGTGCGGCGCTGGACCGCTGTGATGGTCGGCTTTGCCAGCGTGCTGCTGATCATCCGTCCCGGTCTTGAGGGCTTCAATGCCTGGTCCTTCGTGGTCGTCTTGGCCGCCTTGTTCGTGACCTTGCGAGACTTGTCCTCGCGGCGCCTCCCGCCGGGTACGTCTTCGGTGTTCGTGTCGCTGGTTGCGGCGGTCGGCGTAACCCTGCTGTCCCTGGGGATGGCCTGCTTCGAGGACTGGCGGCCGGTCAGCGGCCGCAGCGCCACCTATGCCTTGTGCGCGGGCTTCGTTGCGGCGGGCGCCTACTTCACCATCATAAGTGCCATGCGCGCCGGCGAGGTCGCCGTAGTGTCGCCGTTCCGCTACACCATCATCCTCTGGGCCATCCTTATCCAGATCGTCGTCTTCGGCAGCACGCCCGATCTTCCGACCTTCATCGGCGCCCCGGTTCTGGTCGCCACCGGCATCTATTGCTTCCTGCACGAGGGCCGGCGCCGAAGCTGGGCGAGACGTCAGATATCGGGAGTACCGGACCAGTCGACTGGCCCATCCACATAGCGCAGGCCACGCTCGGCCAGCTTGTGCCGCAAGCCGAACAC
This genomic stretch from Rhodoligotrophos defluvii harbors:
- a CDS encoding amidase, whose product is MSRRSYLGDSRGFRSGASSPELLLEESLARIDRREPAVRAFVHLARDRARAEAEQSSQRWRAGQEFSAIDGMAIAIKDIIETADMPTGQGSPMWTDFASRRDAATVQALREAGAIILGKTTTTEFASTEQYAPTTNPHDTTRTPGGSSSGSAAAVGAGMVPVAIGSQVVGSTLRPASYCGCIGFKPTYGALNRGGSYDYLSQSCVGIIGAALDDVWAVARAIADRVGGDPGHAALSGPSSLPAAQAPRRLAWLETDGWKTASPGAIAALEAELAMLRGHGVEIVRRNDDPALDRLEQAISGALDLTWRIMSWEFRWPLASYVRTHPDGVSKAMRGRLADAEKMTPADYDAALARRGEIRSIFHDVAARFDGFLALAATGAAPVGLGYTGDPRMNVPASLLGTPAVSLPLLADQGLPLGLQLIGRPGQDAALMALAHWRWTLP
- a CDS encoding 4-hydroxyphenylacetate 3-hydroxylase family protein; amino-acid sequence: MTATAALNGRNPSQGTAPLRTGADFLAGLRSAPRSVYVNGEKVTDPASHPAFRGGARAMARLFDYAAAPENREVMTYPSPTDGKPVWRCYQIPHNHADLRAKRIAAEKWAECSFGLMGRTPDHVANFLAGFAAVPSVFAAGGEQFAENVVRFYEHARDTHAYLAYAIVPPQIDRSKPAHQQSDPTLYAGVVRETDAGIYLSGAQQLATGGVFADYIHLSCIHPMKPGDENYALSLVVPTTAEGVKLISRRAFPLQANSSFDYPLTSRFDETDCLLVLDNVFVPWEHVFAFRNLEVCWNQWWKTPSHLYGNHQAQARYVTKLRFLMGLAKRMNEATGNDAQPPVMVEMGEIAALASIYEGMLQAQEVMATVDENGVLWPSKTALYSAMALQSKINPWMIDTVRELTGAAMITLPSAEADFENPDIARDIERYFCSAKTDARSRVALMRLAWDFIGSEFGNRHQQYEKFYGGASFLIKMNVYRAYDFERASRMVDDALNLPPLDD
- a CDS encoding TRAP transporter large permease yields the protein MVWTLIALPIVGILVGLPVFLTLMVSVLATLAFILNMPSTMLHQTIFGSISSYTLLAIPFFIFAGELMGRGGISRRIIDWVLALVGRTPGAIGMVAVGTSSIYGAISGSSPATVASVGRQLYPEMVRAGYGVPFTLGLINAGGAISIVIPPSINFILYGAVAEQSIVSLFTAGILPGLLLSGMLALAVLAYAWHKNIREGAEFSLANVALATRRAFWSLLTPIIVLGSIYGGIVSPTEAGGIACVYALFVTVLIHRDLTLREVLDIAGNSALLTAQIMIIVAAAGIFSWILTISGFQNTLVSYVSDLQLQPWMILLAINALLLLIGCFIDPTSAVLTLTPLLLPIVQHLGVNPIHFGVIMTVNLSIGMYTPPFGLNLFVTQAVLKARTVDIYHGVWPFVGLQVIALLLITYIPWFAMALLQ
- a CDS encoding TRAP transporter small permease is translated as MRGLFLRFGDRALEGLKYIIGLLLLGGVFLNLVNVCLRYVWGRPFAWTEEIMVFGLLFIVMAGTVIATALDQNLKIDILVQILRPKWQSALRIFAHCVWIGVSLYLAVQSYTVVSLMMRLSQKSLTLRIPTWIPHSFLLVAFILSACAALYAILRELRSAPPSADSKG
- a CDS encoding (2Fe-2S)-binding protein is translated as MAKHSITLTVNGKSTSAEVEPRVHLGDFLRHQLNLTGTHIGCEHGVCGACTVLVNGDAVRSCLMLAVQADGAEVVTVEGLAAEDGTLTPLQEAFRKHHALQCGFCTPGFLITLTQLLRDRPDIEEEELRRELSGNLCRCTGYSGIVKAALEVAQAFRTREAAR
- a CDS encoding SRPBCC family protein, producing the protein MKLHNEFAVPLPPKEAWALLNQVERVAPCFPGAQLLEARDDGSYVGTVSVRLGPVALSFRGTAVYEEVDEANLRVKARASGNEQRARGTARANVVFQVVPDGAGSRVLIDTDLQLAGAIAQYARGGGMIETTAQVMIDDFARNLQAQLERDKQAGSAAADMPEMVSTSAAAPSQPAPASRPPSLLRIMWLAITRYLFGRVAR
- a CDS encoding MarR family winged helix-turn-helix transcriptional regulator encodes the protein MASRKHKATEQAFADAYRPPLTTSRSDFLKTGRDDAFRETIYLLVRSLDRLLACREAFGRAIGLTASQFAVLIGTAYRQGARGVTIRDLAEHVSLASTHVTTEVGRLARKGLLEKVPNAADGRSVLVSLTPKGREAVEAVAPLVREVNDVLFAGIASSDLDILQQTARRLLVNSEEAALIIRRRTRSGHSD
- a CDS encoding FAD binding domain-containing protein, whose amino-acid sequence is MKAAGFAYHRPGTKAEALDLASRLDNAKFLAGGQSLVAMLNMRYVIVDHLIDLNGLAELVGISLPGDTLRVGAMTRQRALKASAEVARRAPIFAAALDYVGHLQTRNRGTIGGSLGHMDPSAELVALAVLHDAVVEVESAAGRREIPITDYPAAYMTPSIAPDEMITAVTFALPGARHGWGFHEFAQRHGDFAVAGAAAFIEMSGDVIDRAAISVFGIGMAPVRAREAEAMLAGQRASKEALRAAAATLQSLEIADDAMASGTYRRRLAMVLTRRALSDAAQRCAAQGRS